Proteins found in one Ovis canadensis isolate MfBH-ARS-UI-01 breed Bighorn chromosome 20, ARS-UI_OviCan_v2, whole genome shotgun sequence genomic segment:
- the BAG6 gene encoding large proline-rich protein BAG6 isoform X9 encodes MEPSDSTSTSMEDPDSLEVLVKTLDSQTRTFIVGAQMNVKEFKEHIAASVSIPSEKQRLIYQGRVLQDDKKLQEYNVGGKVIHLVERAPPQTQLPSGASSGTGSTSATHGGGPTPGTRGPGASVHDRNANSYVMVGTFNLPSDGSAVDVHINMEQAPIQSEPRVRLVMAQHMIRDIQTLLSRMECRGGAQAQHSQPPPQTPTVAPEPVALTSQTSEPVESEVPPREPMEAEEVEERAPAQSPELTPSGPTPAGPASAPETNAPNHPSPAEYVEVLQELQRLESRLQPFLQRYYEVLGAAATTDYNNNQEGREEDQRLINLVGESLRLLGNTFVALSDLRCNLACAPPRHLHVVRPMSHYTTPMVLQQAAIPIQINVGTTVTMTGNGTRLPPTPGAEAPPAGAGQASSLAPSSTAVESSNEGASPPGPAPPPTTSHPRVIRISHQSVEPVVMMHMNIQDSGTQPGGVPSAPTGPLGPPGHGQTLGSTLIQLPSLPPEFMHAVAHQITHEAMVAAVASAATGQQVPGFPTAPTRLVIARPTPPQARPSHPGGPPVSGALPGAGLGTNASLAQMVSGLVGQLLMQPVLVAQGTPGMAPSPAPATASASSGTTNTATTAGPAPGGPAQPQPPQASASDLQFSQLLGNLLGPAGPGTGGPGVASPTITVAMPGVPAFLQGMTDFLQATQTAAPPPPPPPPPPPPPAPEQQTAPPPGSPSGGSGSPGSVGPESLPLEFFTSVVQGVLSSLLGSLGARAGSSESIAAFIQRLSGSSNIFEPGADGALGFFGALLSLLCQNFSMVDVVMLLHGHFQPLQRLQPQLRSFFHQHYLGGQEPTPGNIRTATHALITGLEEYVRESFSLVQVQPGVDIIRTNLEFLQEQFNSIAAHVMHCTDSGFGARLLELCNQGLFECLALNLHCLGGQQMELAAVINGRIRRMSRGVNPSLVSWLTTMMGLRLQVVLEHMPVGPDAILRYVRRVGDPPQTLPEEPMEVQGSERSSPEPQRENASPAPGTTAEEAMSRGPPPAPEGGSRDEQDGASAETEPWAAAVPPEWVPIIQQDIQSQRKVKPQPPLSDAYLSGMPAKRRKLRADIQKRLQEDPNYSPQRFPNAHRAFADDP; translated from the exons ATGGAGCCCAGTGATAGTACCAGTACCAGTATGGAGGATCCTGACAGCCTGGAGGTGCTGGTGAAGACCCTGGACTCTCAGACCCGGACCTTTATTGTGGGGGCCCAG ATGAACGTAAAGGAGTTTAAGGAACATATTGCTGCTTCTGTTAGCATCCCGTCTGAGAAACAACGGCTTATCTACCAGGGACGAGTTCTGCAGGATGATAAGAAGCTCCAAGAATACA ATGTTGGGGGAAAGGTTATTCACCTTGTGGAACGGGCTCCTCCTCAGACTCAGCTCCCTTCTGGAGCATCTTCTGGAACAGGGTCCACCTCAGCCACCCATGGTGGGGGACCCACGCCTGGTACTCGGGGGCCTGGGGCCTCTGTTCATGACCGGAATGCCAACAGCTATGTCATGGTTGGAACCTTCAATCTTCCC AGTGACGGCTCTGCTGTGGATGTTCACATCAACATGGAACAGGCCCCAATTCAG AGTGAGCCCCGAGTACGGCTGGTGATGGCTCAGCATATGATCAGGGATATACAGACCTTACTCTCCCGGATGGAG TGCCGAGGGGGTGCCCAAGCCCAGCACAGTCAGCCGCCACCCCAGACACCAACGGTGGCCCCAGAGCCGGTGGCCTTGACCTCCCAAACGTCAGAACCGGTTGAAAGTGAAGTGCCTCCTCGGGAGCCCATGGAGGCGGAAGAAGTGGAGGAGCGTGCCCCTGCCCAGAGCCCGGAGCTCACCCCTTCTGGCCCAACCCCAGCGGGCCCAGCATCTGCCCCAGAGACAAATGCACCCAA CCACCCTTCGCCTGCGGAGTACGTCGAGGTGCTTCAGGAGCTGCAGCGGCTTGAGAGCCGCCTCCAGCCCTTCCTGCAGCGCTACTATGAGGTTTTGGGTGCTGCTGCCACCACAGACTACAACAACAAT CAAGAGGGCCGTGAGGAGGATCAGCGCTTGATCAACTTGGTGGGGGAGAGCCTGCGGCTGCTGGGCAACACCTTCGTGGCACTGTCTGACCTGCGTTGCAATCTGGCCTGTGCGCCCCCTCGTCATCTGCACGTGGTCCGGCCCATGTCTCACTACACCACCCCCATGGTGCTCCAGCAGGCGGCCATCCCCATCCAG ATCAACGTGGGGACCACTGTGACCATGACGGGGAACGGGACACGGCTCCCCCCGACTCCAGGTGCGGAGGCACCTCCCGCTGGTGCTGGGCAGGCCTCGTCCCTGGCCCCTTCTTCTACCGCCGTGGAGTCTTCGAATGAGGGGGCTTCCCCGCCGGGACCAGCTCCCCCACCGACCACCAGCCACCCGAGGGTCATCCGGATTTCCCATCAGAGTGTGGAACCCGTGGTCATGATGCACATGAACATCCAAG ATTCTGGCACACAGCCTGGTGGAGTTCCGAGTGCTCCCACTGGCCCCCTAGGACCCCCTGGTCATGGCCAGACCCTGG GCTCCACCCTCATCCagctgccctccctgccccctgagTTCATGCACGCCGTCGCCCACCAGATCACTCATGAGGCCATGGTGGCAGCTGTTGCCTCCGCGGCCACAG GACAGCAGGTGCCAGGCTTCCCGACAGCTCCCACCCGGCTGGTGATTGCCCGGCCCACGCCTCCACAGGCTCGGCCTTCCCATCCTGGGGGGCCCCCGGTCTCGGGGGCTCTG CCGGGTGCTGGTTTGGGTACCAACGCCTCTTTAGCCCAGATGGTGAGCGGCCTCGTGGGGCAGCTTCTTATGCAGCCTGTCCTTGTGG CTCAGGGGACCCCAGGAATGGCTCCATCTCCAGCCCCTGCGACTGCGTCAGCTAGTTCTGGCACCACCAACACGGCTACCACAGCTGGCCCTGCCCCAGGGGGGCCCGcccagcctcagcctcctcaAGCCTCCGCCTCTGATCTTCAGTTCTCTCAGCTCCTGGGGAACCTGCTGGGGCCTGCTGGGCCGGGAACTGGAGGGCCTGGTGTGGCTTCTCCCACCATTACTGTGGCGATGCCTGGTGTACccgcctttctccagggcatgacGGACTTCTTGCAG GCAACACAGACAGCTGCTCCCCCTCCtccgccgcccccacccccaccgccccctcCAGCCCCAGAGCAGCAGACAGCACCCCCACCGGGGTCCCCTTCTGGTGGCAGTGGGAGTCCTGGCAGCGTGGGTCCTGAGAGCCTGCCATTGGAGTTCTTCACCTCAGTGGTGCAGGGTGTGCTGAGCTCGCTGCTGGGCTCCCTGGGGGCCCGGGCTGGCAGCAGTGAGAGCATCGCTGCTTTCATACAGCGCCTCAGTGGGTCCAGCAACATCTTTGAGCCTGGGGCTGATGGGGCTCTCG GCTTCTTCGGGGCCCTGCTCTCTCTTCTATGCCAGAACTTTTCCATGGTGGATGTGGTGATGCTGCTCCACGGGCATTTCCAGCCCCTGCAGCGGCTCCAGCCCCAGCTGCGATCTTTCTTCCACCAGCACTACCTGGGTGGCCAGGAGCCCACACCTGGTAACATCCGG ACGGCAACCCACGCGTTGATCACGGGGCTTGAAGAGTATGTGCGGGAGAGTTTT TCTCTGGTGCAAGTTCAGCCAGGTGTGGACATCATCCGAACAAACCTGGAATTTCTCCAAGAGCAATTTAATAGCATTGCTGCTCATGTGATGCACTGCACAG ACAGTGGATTTGGGGCCCGATTGCTGGAGCTGTGTAACCAGGGCCTGTTTGAATGCTTGGCTCTGAACCTGCACTGCTTGGGGGGACAGCAGATGGAGCTTGCTGCTGTCATCAATGGCCGAATT CGTCGCATGTCTCGTGGAGTGAATCCGTCCTTGGTGAGCTGGCTGACCACTATGATGGGACTGAGGCTGCAGGTGGTACTGGAACACATGCCTGTAGGCCCTGATGCCATTCTCAGATACGTTCGCAGGGTTGGGGATCCTCCTCAG ACACTTCCTGAGGAGCCAATGGAAGTTCAGGGATCAGAGAGATCTTCCCCTGAGCCTCAG CGGGAAAATGCTTCCCCGGCCCCTGGAACAACAGCAGAAGAGGCCATGTCCCGAGGCCCACCTCCTGCTCCTGAAGGGGGCTCCCGAGACGAACAGGATGGAGCTTCCGCTGAGACAGAACCTTGGGCAGCTGCAGTCCCCCCA GAATGGGTCCCTATTATCCAGCAGGACATTCAGAGCCAGCGGAAAGTGAAACCGCAGCCTCCCCTGAGCGATGCCTACCTCAGTGGTATGCCTGCCAAGAGACGCAAG ctCCGGGCTGACATACAAAAGCGACTGCAGGAAGACCCCAACTACAGCCCCCAGCGCTTCCCGAATGCCCACAGGGCCTTTGCTGACGATCCCTAG